A single window of Oreochromis aureus strain Israel breed Guangdong linkage group 7, ZZ_aureus, whole genome shotgun sequence DNA harbors:
- the has3 gene encoding hyaluronan synthase 3: MPSCYRNALNIVVTTLFAAVVLFTILLAYVTGYQFIHTEQHHLSFGLYGAFLSLHLFLQSLFAFLEHRRMRSPARPQHLRRSVALCIAAYQEDPDYLRKCLHSICRISFPGLKVVLVVDGNRPEDRYMMDIFHEVMGGADQAGSMVWKGNFHRDGSGGEGKSTAHMEEMAQVSRMVRGYRYSCIMQEWGGKREVMYTAFKALGDSVDYVQVCDSDTVLDPACTIEMLKILEEDPMVGGVGGDVQILNKYDSWISFLSSVRYWMAFNIERACQSYFGCVQCISGPLGMYRNSLLQHFLEPWYHQTFLGSKCSFGDDRHLTNRVLSFGYKTKFTARSQCQTETPTQYLRWLNQQTRWSKSYFREWLYNALWFHKHSLWMTYESMVTGFFPFFLVATVIHLFYRGRLWNILLFLLTVQLVGMVKATYACFLRGSLVMIFMSLYSLLYMSSLLPAKIFALLTINKAGWGTSGRRKIVVNFIGAVPVTVWAMVLLGGVAYTVYCETQEPFSETEKALLIAGTILYACYWLILVVLYLAIVAKRCNKREEQYHLPYEQA, from the exons ATGCCCTCTTGCTACAGGAATGCGCTGAACATTGTGGTCACCACCCTTTTTGCTGCGGTGGTCCTCTTCACCATTCTGTTGGCCTATGTTACAG GCTACCAGTTTATCCACACTGAGCAGCACCACCTGTCCTTTGGCCTATATGGTGCCTTCCTCTCCCTCCACCTCTTTCTCCAGAGCCTCTTTGCATTCTTGGAGCATCGGCGGATGAGGAGTCCTGCCCGACCGCAACACCTCCGTCGTTCCGTGGCCCTCTGCATCGCAGCTTATCAAGAGGACCCAGACTACCTAAGGAAGTGCCTGCACAGCATCTGCCGAATCTCTTTTCCAGGCTTGAAGGTGGTGCTGGTTGTGGATGGAAATAGACCCGAGGACCGCTACATGATGGACATTTTCCATGAAGTGATGGGAGGAGCGGACCAGGCTGGCAGCATGGTGTGGAAGGGGAACTTTCACAGGGACGGTAGTGGAGGTGAGGGGAAAAGCACAGCGCACATGGAAGAGATGGCACAGGTGTCAAGGATGGTCAGAGGTTACCGCTATTCTTGCATTATGCAGGAGTGGGGAGGTAAAAGGGAGGTGATGTACACTGCCTTCAAAGCGCTGGGGGACAGTGTGGATTACGTGCAG gtgTGTGATTCAGACACAGTTTTAGACCCAGCATGTACCATAGAAATGCTCAAGATCCTGGAGGAAGATCCAATGGTGGGAGGGGTTGGTGGAGACGTGCAG ATACTCAACAAGTACGACTCATGGATCTCCTTCTTAAGCAGTGTGCGCTACTGGATGGCCTTCAACATTGAGCGTGCGTGCCAGTCCTACTTTGGCTGTGTCCAGTGTATCAGTGGCCCTCTCGGGATGTACAGGAACTCCTTGCTACAGCACTTCTTGGAGCCATGGTACCACCAGACCTTTTTAGGCTCCAAGTGCAGCTTCGGAGATGACCGCCACCTCACCAATCGGGTGCTTAGTTTTGGGTACAAGACAAAATTCACAGCTCGATCACAGTGTCAGACTGAGACACCAACCCAGTATCTGCGTTGGCTCAACCAGCAGACTCGATGGAGCAAGTCTTACTTTCGTGAATGGCTCTACAATGCCTTGTGGTTCCATAAACACAGCCTCTGGATGACTTATGAATCCATGGTCACTGgcttcttccctttcttcttgGTTGCTACAGTCATCCATCTCTTCTATCGTGGACGGCTGTGGAATATCCTGCTCTTCTTATTGACAGTCCAGTTGGTTGGGATGGTGAAGGCGACCTACGCCTGTTTTTTGCGTGGCAGTCTGGTCATGATCTTCATGTCACTTTACTCACTTCTCTACATGTCCAGCCTTCTTCCTGCCAAAATATTTGCCTTGCTTACCATAAACAAGGCTGGATGGGGCACATCAGGCCGCAGGAAGATTGTGGTCAACTTCATTGGAGCTGTGCCAGTTACGGTTTGGGCTATGGTGCTGCTTGGAGGTGTGGCATATACAGTTTACTGTGAAACACAGGAGCCATTCAGTGAGACTGAGAAAGCCTTATTGATAGCAGGGACGATACTCTACGCCTGCTACTGGCTTATTCTTGTGGTACTGTACTTGGCAATTGTAGCCAAACGGTGTAATAAGAGGGAAGAACAGTATCATCTGCCATATGAACAGGCCTAA
- the tango6 gene encoding transport and Golgi organization protein 6 homolog, which translates to MTSAIICAINILTRPLKEVSAHEAQLSHQEVLLAALGANRAHLLEQLQRESNFEDVKRLREEVKGTADWFCADTDDATWAFVQECLLLLLTLSRHLSDELERFQQDQSCLAPKSRTPEMAPPLAPDVLSITQQKTIGAALQFVVCLGLCPYLAPGVGVPLGRRSAFGAMVEKLVHVGPVSAMTRRLLTTTKVLLELAELSSLATLVFTRYLGDIIAAICQLGYMPRHKDEKLLSAEECQTCKETLKTLLGKVYQPIVIKELLILQGGAKQPGPVQSSSGCSSRAPAWLRRLCGQLLSERLMQPNGVQAVIRAILEGGTGGESDWRKCDAVAKILIACPQQSASADAYFRHICPQILELLHFKDKLTARQFQLVATRAVLFMVQERSSFAEKYLLSPLLAALHRCTTIPNEGDSQTAVEESELTQCVEDVYKICMVENTPSASLLRALEEVLPVIFTLFCFTKKNVSHLRAPCQEILLWYLTHAEMSAALPMLRQLSGLQRGNNQVAANFHFTAGSEGGVRLSSRESCSDEDDEMYERLSGDQWRVECLMHLLAELKDCDLPGDFFLDLLQELTSWAVADEETKDEEEVDMSAMTLLEVEQQLLSRAEKQAQRLALLHVLAMMVESLQHTHLLRKTTQVVDFMMSLLQRACVGLDQTTGPNAGIAVESQTLRMGMGLVSALLSEPQFSADDYLSMSKLLPPLEILSQQHPDVIIQELASNLRAVIATHGAYRPDSSSEAISVTDAPPPRNHKTAVKNVVKGEANDSHKPAKSHERLTASSGGSGISPGCEGQISGSSDSCPPSKPISDWLLEACDPDVPTRAYALRILTQMVQRRNPEAIQAQEKILTLFLENLEHVDSFVYLSAIQGLAALADSYPDRILERLLKDFQHGPPLLSSNKERSVETRLKVGEVLMRTSRAMGELAPHLGRPLAGIFLRETRDPDQSIRASSLSNLGEICQRLDYSLGPLAQEISSCLTSLIKTEKEAEVRRAAVHVIASLLRGLGDKSTQVLSDVLLDLYRALKWVVNSDLDEVSVLHAHLALEELDDIMRRFIFPEQKLEKKIVVLP; encoded by the exons ATGACTTCCGCGATTATATGTGCGATAAACATCCTCACCAGACCTCTGAAAG AGGTATCTGCACATGAGGCTCAACTCTCACATCAGGAGGTCCTTCTGGCAGCTCTGGGGGCCAACCGGGCCCATCTCCTGGAGCAGCTTCAAAGGGAGAGCAACTTTGAGGATGTGAAGAGGCTAAGGGAGGAGGTCAAGGGAACAGCAGATTGGTTCTGTGCTGATACAGATGATGCCACATGGGCTTTTGTCCAGGAATGCCTCCTGCTGCTACTCACATTATCACGTCACCTTTCTGATGAACTGGAGCGTTTCCAACAGGATCAGTCTTGCTTGGCACCAAAAAGTCGTACCCCTGAGATGGCCCCACCTTTAGCCCCTGACGTCCTCAGCATCACCCAGCAGAAGACAATTGGAGCTGCTCTGCAGTTTGTGGTTTGTCTGGGGCTCTGCCCATACCTGGCCCCTGGAGTGGGTGTCCCACTAGGACGGAGGTCAGCTTTTGGAGCCATggtggaaaaactagtccatgtgGGCCCGGTGTCTGCAATGACACGCCGCCTTCTTACCACCACTAAGGTCCTGTTGGAGCTGGCAGAGTTGTCGTCTCTTGCCACGCTCGTGTTCACACGATATCTGGGAGACATTATTGCAGCAATATGCCAGCTTGGATACATGCCACGCCACAAGGATGAAAAG ctgctcagtgctgaGGAATGTCAAACATGTAAGGAGACCCTCAAGACCCTCCTTGGAAAAGTGTACCAGCCGATTGTCATCAAAGAGCTCCTTATTCTCCAAGGAGGAGCCAAACAG CCTGGTCCAGTTCAGAGCTCCAGTGGTTGTAGCTCCAGGGCTCCAGCTTGGCTGAGGCGTCTGTGTGGTCAGCTGCTGTCTGAGCGACTAATGCAGCCCAATGGTGTGCAGGCTGTTATCAGAGCAATTTTAGAGGGTGGCACAG GGGGTGAGTCAGACTGGAGGAAATGTGATGCTGTGGCAAAGATCCTCATTGCCTGCCCTCAGCAGTCTGCCTCAGCTGACGCCTACTTCAGACACATCTGCCCTCAG ATCCTCGAACTCCTGCACTTCAAAGACAAGCTGACAGCCCGTCAATTCCAGCTTGTGGCCACCAGGGCGGTGCTCTTTATGGTGCAAGAAAGATCTAGCTTTGCTGAAAAGTACCTTCTCAGCCCTCTACTTGCTGCACTGCACCGTTGCACCACTATCCCCA ATGAGGGTGATTCCCAAACTGCTGTGGAGGAGTCAGAACTGACACAGTGTGTGGAAGATGTATACAAG ATCTGCATGGTTGAAAACACTCCCTCAGCTTCTCTTCTCAGAGCTCTAGAAGAAGTTCTTCCTGTTATCTTCACACTCTTCTGTTTTACCAAGAAGAATGTTTCTCACCTCCG cgccccctgtCAGGAAATCTTGCTGTGGTACTTGACCCACGCTGAGATGTCTGCAGCCTTGCCAATGCTGAGGCAGCTTTCAGGCCTCCAGAGAGGGAATAACCAGGTGGCAGCAAACTTCCACTTCACTGCTGGCAGTGAAGGAGGGGTCAGGCTCAGCTCCAGAGAGAGCTGCAG tgatgaagatgatgagatGTATGAGAGACTGTCAGGGGACCAGTGGAGAGTGGAGTGTCTGATGCACCTGCTGGCTGAGCTCAAAGACTGTGATCTGCCAGGAGACTTTTTCCTTGACCTGCTGCAG GAGCTCACCAGCTGGGCCGTTGCAGATGAAGAAACAAAGGATGAAGAAGAGGTTGACATGTCGGCCATGACGCTGCTGGAAGTGGAGCAGCAGCTACTGAGTCGAGCTGAGAAACAAGCCCAAAGACTGGCTTTGCTTCATGTACTGGCTATGATGGTTGAGTCCCTGCAGCACACTCATCTACtgagaaaaacaacacag GTTGTGGACTTTATGATGTCTCTGCTCCAGAGGGCCTGTGTGGGCCTGGATCAGACCACTGGGCCAAATGCTGGCATTGCAGTAGAGAGCCAGACACTGAGAATGGGGATGGGTCTGGTGTCTGCGCTGTTGTCTGAACCTCAG TTCAGTGCGGACGACTACTTGTCGATGTCAAAGCTGCTGCCACCTTTGGAGATACTCTCTCAGCAGCATCCTGACGTGATTATTCAGGAGCTAGCGTCGAACCTGAGAGCTGTCATTGCCACTCATGGGGCCTACCGCCCTGACAGCAGCAGCGAGGCTATCTCTGTCACTGATGCACCGCCCCCCAGAAACCATAAAACAGCTGTAAAAAATGTAGTGAAAGGTGAAGCAAACGACTCACATAAACCTGCCAAAAGCCATGAAAGACTTACAGCATCTTCTGGAGGGTCTGGAATAAGTCCAGGATGTGAAGGACAGATCTCTGGCTCCAGTGACTCTTGTCCTCCTTCCAAGCCcatctctgattggctgctagAGGCATGTGACCCAGACGTGCCAACAAGAGCATACGCCCTGAGGATACTGACACAAATGGTGCAACGTAGAAATCCAGAGGCCATCCAGGCACAGGAGAAAATCCTGACG CTCTTCTTAGAAAACCTGGAGCATGTCGACTCATTCGTCTACCTGTCAGCCATTCAAG GTCTGGCTGCATTGGCTGATTCCTACCCTGACAGAATACTGGAAAGGCTCCTAAAAGACTTCCAACATGGaccccccctcctttcctccaaCAAAGAGCGCTCTGTGGAAACCCGCCTTAAAGTGGGAGAAGTTCTGATGAGGACAAGCAGGGCCATGG GGGAACTAGCTCCCCACCTTGGCCGTCCTCTGGCAGGAATCTTCCTGCGAGAAACCAGAGACCCTGACCAAAGCATCCGGGCTAGCAGTCTGTCCAACCTGGGGGAAATCTGTCAGAGACTGGACTATTCCCTGGGGCCGCTAGCTCAAGAG ATTAGCTCCTGTCTGACGTCACTGATAAAGACTGAGAAGGAGGCAGAGGTGAGGAGAGCTGCTGTCCACGTTATTGCGTCGCTGCTCCGTGGTCTTGGGGACAAAAGCACACAG GTTCTCAGTGATGTTTTGCTGGACCTGTACCGAGCTCTCAAATGGGTGGTTAACTCTGACCTGGATGAGGTATCTGTGCTTCATGCCCACCTGGCTCTGGAGGAGCTTGACGACATAATGAGGAGGTTCATCTTCCCTGAGcagaagctggagaagaagATTGTCGTCCTACCATAA